A single window of Aspergillus flavus chromosome 4, complete sequence DNA harbors:
- a CDS encoding putative cytochrome P450 codes for MPSPIPKPKGVPILGNVFDLDGNNTWGSFNKLAKDYRPIFKINILGKDIVFITGAHLLEEVCDETRFRKCVAGPILAIRDAVNDSLFTAKHTPEEIISWGIAHRIMAPLVSWEAVEQVFSGIQETTDDLIKKWTTGSRQRINVTNDLDRCNHAANMLCFFDQRVHIMEGPEPAVIKAMDCATNEAMHRPFRLRIVNWLFHSRKWNAWIKTMRDYGKDIVETRRANPTDKKDMLYALLEGKDPETGKGLTDSQVLDEIINIFIGSATAPNLIAFAMYYLANNPDAAAKAREELDAVVGGPSVRIEHEHLARLPYTEGVLRESFRLSGVAPGFNIEPIPENEGPVLLAGGEYEVPKGQALIAILAAVNRDPAVFEDPEAFKPERMVGENFDRLPKGVKKGFGNGKRECIGKRYAWQWSFMVLASILKDVEFELADPNYKVGNDGVNCNGAFSVRPQEMFVVTGPRARAA; via the exons ATGCCGTCGCCGATTCCGAAGCCGAAAGGTGTTCCCATCCTGGGAAACGTCTTCGATCTCGATGGCAATAATACCTGGGGCTCCTTTAACAAACTAGCCAAGGATTATC GTCCCATcttcaaaatcaacatccTCGGTAAGGATATCGTCTTTATTACCGGTGCCCACCTACTAGAGGAGGTTTGCGACGAAACGCGCTTCCGCAAATGCGTAGCTGGCCCTATCCTAGCCATCCGCGATGCGGTCAATGACAGTTTGTTCACGGCAAAGCACACTCCAGAGGAAATAATATCATGGGGTATTGCACACCGCATAATGGCGCCTCTAGTCTCGTGGGAAGCTGTTGAGCAGGTATTCTCCGGCATCCAGGAGACAACTGATGACCTGATCAAGAAATGGACTACGGGATCCCGGCAACGTATCAATGTGACGAACGACTTGGATCGATGCAACCATGCCGCAAACAtgctttgcttcttcgaTCAGCGGGTACATATCATGGAGGGTCCTGAACCTGCGGTCATCAAAGCCATGGACTGTGCTACCAATGAGGCGATGCACCGACCTTTCCGTCTCAGGATAGTTAACTGGCTGTTCCACAGCCGTAAATGGAACGCATGGATCAAGACTATGCGAGACTATGGAAAGGATATCGTTGAGACTCGCAGGGCGAACCCAACCGACAAAAAGGACATGCTCTATGCGTTGCTAGAAGGCAAAGACCCGGAGACCGGCAAGGGTTTGACCGACAGCCAGGTGCTGGATGAGatcatcaatatcttcattggTAGTGCCACAGCACCCAACCTAATCGCTTTCGCAATGTACTATCTGGCGAACAACCCAGACGCGGCTGCCAAGGCTCGCGAGGAGCTGGACGCTGTGGTCGGTGGACCTTCTGTCAGGATTGAACATGAACATCTTGCTCGCCTCCCCTACACCGAAGGTGTCTTGCGAGAATCCTTCCGACTATCTGGCGTCGCCCCCGGCTTCAATATCGAACCTATCCCTGAGAATGAGGGCCCGGTCCTGCTCGCCGGTGGTGAGTACGAAGTTCCCAAGGGCCAGGCCCTGATCGCCATCCTAGCGGCCGTCAATCGTGATCCGGCCGTCTTCGAAGACCCCGAAGCGTTCAAGCCCGAGCGTATGGTCGGTGAGAATTTTGACCGACTCCCGAAGGGCGTGAAGAAGGGTTTTGGGAACGGTAAGCGCGAGTGTATTGGTAAGCGTTATGCCTGGCAATGGTCCTTCATGGTGCTGGCCAGTATCCTCAAAGATGTCGAGTTTGAACTGGCAGACCCGAACTATAAGGTGGGCAACGACGGTGTGAACTGCAACGGAGCATTCAGTGTGCGGCCGCAGGAGATGTTTGTGGTAACTGGACCGAGGGCTCGCGCTGCCTAA
- a CDS encoding cytochrome P450, whose translation MMPTFFQAVCSTCIALAIYTASLAIYRLFLSPLAKFPGPTLAALTGWYEVFFDVLLGGQFMWEIERLHGKYGPIVRINPHELHIKDPDYYNTLYAGPTRRRDKYLWFLSVGAPTSTFATPESDHHRLRRGMLSPFLSKQAVRDLEGVIKAKLDLLCEHMKKAMRSGEAVELHAYFVSFAVDVVSTCAFGESGCFEELRRERLDDRWKNVVTGAFGKLLLTRHFPWLVVVFRFLPVWATALLTPVVRHIDYMEKGVENQMQHVYAMNKDGVKENGIFSQLMHNLKIPLKERALYRLADDAKFLMVAGIDAPSQVLAITMFHVLRSPLVCRELREELQDKTAHSQDELCLNTLEKLPYLTAVIKEGLRVSAVVTSRLPRIAPEETLEFRGWKIPPGTPVSMSSHFILRDPAIFPDPLVFQPERWLKQSTTGSSLDRYLVPFSKGSQGCLGPNMAHAWLYLALATLLQRFEFSLFETTEENIRTVRDCFNGQTKPGQNNIRVKVLTEFI comes from the exons ATGATGCCCACGTTCTTCCAAGCTGTCTGTTCTACATGCATAGCACTGGCAATCTACACAGCTAGCCTAGCTATCTAccgtctcttcctctccccgCTCGCCAAATTCCCCGGCCCAACGCTCGCCGCCCTAACCGGTTGGTACGAAGTATTCTTTGATGTCCTCCTCGGTGGCCAGTTCATGTGGGAAATCGAACGCCTCCACGGGAAATATGGCCCCATTGTGCGCATCAACCCCCACGAACTCCATATCAAGGACCCGGACTATTACAATACCCTCTACGCAGGGCCCACCAGGCGACGAGACAAGTACCTCTGGTTCCTATCTGTAGGAGCTCCGACCTCGACCTTCGCCACGCCGGAATCTGATCACCACCGCTTGCGACGGGGAATGCTTAGTCCCTTTCTCTCTAAGCAAGCCGTGAGGGACTTAGAGGGGGTTATCAAGGCAAAGTTAGATTTACTTTGTGAGCATATGAAGAAGGCTATGAGGAGTGGTGAGGCGGTGGAGTTGCATGCCTATTTCGTGTCGTTTGCTGTGGATGTTGTTTCGACCTGTGCATTTGGGGAGAGCGGGTGCTTCGAAGAGttgaggagagaaagactAGATGATAGATGGAAGAATGTCGTGACAGGAGCCTTTGGCAAATTACTCCTTACGAGGCATTTTCCCTGGCTAGTGGTTGTTTTTCGTTTCCTGCCCGTGTGGGCCACTGCGCTGCTCACTCCTGTGGTGCGGCATATTGATTATATGGAAAAG GGGGTAGAGAACCAAATGCAACACGTGTATGCGATGAACAAGGATGGCGTCAAGGAGAATGGCATCTTTTCGCAGCTTATGCACAATCTGAAAATACCTCTGAAGGAGCGGGCGCTGTACAGATTGGCTGATGATGCCAAATTTCTGATGGTTGCGGGGATTGACGCTCCGTCTCAAGTTTTGGCCATCACAATGTTCCATGTTCTTCGTTCTCCGCTGGTCTGTCGAGAGCTACGCGAGGAGCTTCAGGATAAGACTGCACACTCACAAGATGAGCTTTGCTTGAACACGCTTGAAAAACTTCCGTATCTG ACTGCAGTCATTAAAGAGGGGCTTCGCGTCTCTGCCGTTGTCACATCACGTCTCCCGCGGATTGCGCCTGAGGAGACACTGGAATTTAGGGGCTGGAAGATCCCCCCAGGG ACCCCAGTGAGCATGTCCAGCCACTTTATTCTGCGAGATCCCGCTATATTCCCTGACCCACTGGTCTTCCAGCCTGAGCGGTGGCTAAAGCAAAGTACTACCGGCTCGAGCTTGGACAGATATCTTGTGCCCTTCTCAAAGGGAAGCCAGGGATGTTTAGGGCCAAA TATGGCTCATGCTTGGCTCTACCTAGCCTTAGCTACACTACTGCAGAGATTTGAGTTCTCGCTGTTTGAAACTACCGAAGAGAACATTAGGACGGTTAGGGACTGTTTCAATGGACAGACAAAACCTGGACAAAACAATATACGGGTGAAAGTGTTGACGGAGTTTATATAA
- a CDS encoding putative thioredoxin: protein MTVKEITSYPTLQETIQSPTPTIIDFTAGWIGPCRPMFSAFEQISHTTPYMAFYRMDVRKLSDEEIAKLGIVAMPTFMVFREGRKVGDLVGGSPGVLEGFVTGVL from the exons atgACCGTCAAAGAAATCACCTC CTACCCAACCCTCCAAGAAACAATCCAATCCCCCACACCCACAATAATCGATTTCACAGCCGGCTGGATCGGTCCTTGTCGTCCGATGTTCTCAGCTTTCGAGCAGATCTCGCACACAACACCGTACATGGCGTTTTACCGGATGGACGTGCGGAAGTTGTCGGATGAGGAGATCGCCAAGTTGGGGATTGTGGCTATGCCGACGTTTATGGTTTTTCGGGAGGGGAGGAAGGTGGGGGATTTGGTGGGGGGGAGTCCGGGGGTTTTGGAGGGATTTGTTACTGGGGTTCTTTAG
- a CDS encoding glycosyl transferase family 90-domain-containing protein, producing the protein MPNSVTNATSNREERRISQIQGLPPDDVKKATDQWSDEGRPHKACPSLTKREGLSTPRRAPDPFASFVYPSRCPLGSILSSSLSLSFFSFLLPLSYNAIDLFTRHLVFAGAMAIPSCSRWRLRPIGLLYLFYLVGFMSFACIVAIWYGVNSDRDYIHPLLTQLIPAGHCACQTSTTFQCSTCLSCSEHSLVPQLTSAPKWEFNSDRDSNNEGLSTPQCKAAFPGLYEDVFRAESFWRSQGALATEDLDRIPLGFGMVRAFISRGELYVVAARAKQEDHRRKIVAALSSIHRALVADSDRATRRDIEFVFSVEDKVEDVTSSDNPVWVLARSAAEQGVWLMPDFGFWAWDNPRNSIGPFDQVVERVKRADIPWSQKTPQLVWRGKPSFAPKLRRALMDAARDKPWGDVKQVNWFERTNIMSMEDHCRYMFIAHVEGRSYSASLKYRQACNSVIVAHKLQYIQHHHYLLVPDGPNQNYIEVERDFSDLESKIEPLLDDPSTAQRIANNSVRTFRERYLTKAAEACYWRQLFEGYGHVWNSSVPVWSDVYQRERGLRYESFILLDSQMMFDFSATGGMP; encoded by the exons ATGCCAAACTCAGTAACGAATGCGACAAGtaacagagaagaaagaagaattaGTCAAATTCAGGGACTTCCGCCGGACGATGTTAAAAAAGCTACGGACCAATGGTCGGACGAGGGGAGGCCCCACAAAGCTTGTCCATCATTGACCAAAAGGGAAGGATTGTCAACCCCCCGCCGT GCCCCTGATCCTTTTGCTTCATTCGTTTATCCTTCCCGCTGCCCCCTTGGCTCAATTTTgtcctcctctctctctctctctttcttttctttccttcttcctctatccTACAATGCTATCGATCTATTTACGCGTCATCTCGTCTTCGCCGGCGCGATGGCCATACCCAGTTGTTCGAGATGGCGCCTGCGACCAATTGGTCTCCTCTACCTGTTTTACCTCGTGGGATTTATGAGCTTCGCTTGTATTGTCGCTATCTGGTATGGCGTCAATTCCGACCGAGACTATATTCATCCGCTTTTGACCCAACTCATCCCCGCCGGACACTGTGCGTGCCAAACTTCGACCACCTTCCAGTGCTCCACCTGCCTGTCATGCTCCGAACATAGTCTTGTCCCGCAGCTTACCTCCGCCCCGAAATGGGAATTTAACTCGGATCGCGATTCAAATAATGAGGGTCTCAGTACACCTCAGTGCAAGGCCGCATTCCCGGGACTCTACGAAGACGTCTTCCGCGCCGAGAGCTTTTGGCGGTCCCAAGGCGCTCTTGCGACCGAGGACCTGGATCGCATTCCCTTAGGATTCGGTATGGTTCGCGCGTTTATTTCTCGCGGCGAGCTGTATGTGGTTGCGGCGCGGGCAAAGCAAGAGGACCATCGACGAAAAATTGTAGCGGCATTGAGTTCCATCCATCGCGCGCTGGTCGCGGATTCCGACCGAGCTACTCGCCGCGACATCGAGTTTGTTTTCTCAGTGGAGGATAAGGTCGAAGATGTCACGAGCTCCGACAATCCTGTCTGGGTTCTTGCACGTTCTGCAGCCGAGCAAGGCGTCTGGCTGATGCCGGACTTTGGGTTCTGGGCGTGGGATAACCCGCGGAACTCGATTGGACCCTTTGATCAAGTCGTCGAACGTGTCAAGAGAGCCGATATTCCGTGGTCGCAGAAAACCCCGCAGTTGGTTTGGCGCGGCAAACCAAGTTTCGCGCCGAAGCTGCGCCGCGCGTTGATGGATGCCGCTCGGGATAAGCCGTGGGGTGACGTCAAGCAAGTGAACTGGTTTGAGCGGACGAATATCATGTCGATGGAAGATCACTGCCGATATATGTTTATCGCACACGTCGAAG GCCGATCATATTCCGCTTCATTGAAGTACCGTCAGGCCTGTAACTCAGTAATCGTGGCGCATAAACTACAGTAtatccaacaccatcacTATCTTCTCGTACCGGACGGCCCGAATCAAAACTACATTGAGGTTGAGCGAGACTTCAGCGATCTTGAGAGCAAGATTGAGCCTCTCCTCGACGACCCGAGTACGGCCCAGCGGATTGCCAACAACAGCGTGCGCACCTTCCGTGAGCGCTATTTGACGAAGGCCGCCGAAGCATGCTACTGGCGTCAGCTTTTCGAGGGATACGGACACGTCTGGAACAGCAGTGTCCCGGTGTGGTCCGACGTGTATCAGCGGGAACGAGGTCTCCGATACGAGTCGTTCATCTTGTTGGATAGTCAAATGATGTTTGATTTCAGCGCGACGGGCGGCATGCCATAA
- a CDS encoding acyl-CoA N-acyltransferase — translation MESMNDSFNVQIQTVPPGIEPPHSRQSHPKMAPGPSVPLEIKYANASDLGALVSIEIRSFPSSNYMRSTYKGCDPLAVHTFKTVCSLEHFAKSDCHILAGVDSETGETIAYSRWNIPAIYGVERAVDTSLSIDAQAQMQNAWAYAPKLNKGTYTFYEEMIKRSRNRHLKQTDIVLELLCVLPEYQRMGIGSAFLKWGIEKADASNARIYLEATMEGVPAYLKHGWKIIEEIRLEYTERGGEGSQTFALMIREPQGTGF, via the exons ATGGAATCGATGAATGACTCATTCAATGTACAAATCCAAACTGTTCCCCCCGGGATTGAGCCTCCACACTCACGGCAGTCGCACCCGAAAATGGCGCCAGGTCCATCTGTGCCCTTGGAAATCAAGTATGCCAATGCATCCGACCTGGGTGCACTCGTGAGCATTGAAATCCGCTCTTTCCCTTCGTCCAATTATATGCGCAGCACATATAAAGGATGTGATCCACTGGCAGTCCACACATTCAAAACAGTCTGTTCCTTGGAGCACTTCGCAAAGTCCGACTGCCATATTCTAGCGGGTGTCGACTCTGAAACCGGTGAAACCATCGCATACAGTCGCTGGAATATCCCAGCTATTTATGGGGTTGAAAGAGCCGTGGACACGAGTCTGAGCATTGATGCGCAGGCGCAAATGCAGAATGCGTGGGCGTATGCCCCGAAGTTGAACAAGGGTACCTATACGTTCTACGAGGAGATGATAAAGCGGAGTAGGAATAGACATCTTAAGCAAACCGATATTG TCCTGGAACTACTATGTGTCTTACCTGAGTACCAAAGAATGGGAATAGGGAGTGCGTTTCTCAAATGGGGTATTGAGAAAGCAGATGCCAGTAATGCCCGGATATATCTGGAAGCTACGATGGAAGGAGTGCCAGCGTATTTGAAGCATGGGTGGAAGATCATCGAGGAGATACGGCTGGAATACACAGAGCgtggtggagagggaagcCAGACATTTGCATTGATGATCAGAGAGCCCCAGGGAACTGGGTTTTGA